Genomic segment of Mucilaginibacter sabulilitoris:
AAAATGCCCATACCTATCACCAGACTAATAACGATCATTGACAGGTCAAAACGATTAAGCTTGAAAACCGCTCACGTGCAGGCGATGCGAATGTTTCAGAAAACAATACCAAATATCGCAGGGAAGGTCTTTTTGGCGATTTAACCATTGGCTACAAAAACTACCTGTTTTTACACGCTTCGGGCCGTAATGACTGGGATTCAAGATTATCTCAGAAAAATCGCTCGTTCTTTTATCCTTCTGTAGATTTATCATGGGTGTTTACCGATGCGCTTCCTTTCTTTAAGGATAATAAAATAATAACCTATGGTAAATTAAGGGGTGGTATCGCTAAGGTATCTGCTGTGCAGTTTGCACCCTATTCATTGCAGTCTACTTTTGACGTTGGCGGCGGGTTTCCCTATGGCAACACCGTTGGTTACAGCGTAGGTAACACCGTTTACGCCCCCGACCTGAAACCAGAACAAACCGTATCAAAAGAGATAGGCCTGGAGTTAGGGTTCCTGAATAACAGAATATCGTTAGAAACTGCAGCATACTGGGAAACCACCAGCGATCAGGAAATTATTAAGGGTATTAATATTTCAAATGCCACCGGTTTTACAAATGCCATTATAAACACTGGCTCAGGTAAAAATCACGGTTTGGAAGTAACGCTAAAGGGCAGCCCGATACTTAGCAATAATAATGGTTTTACCTGGAATTTAGGGGTAAATTACTCTTACAATCAAAACAAGGCTATTTCTCTATATCAGGGCCTACCCAACTTAAGCATTGATAATGATAACTATATTGTAAAAGATCAACCATATCCGGTATTAATGGGTAAAGGTTTTGAAACCGACGGACATGGCCACACGGTAGTTGACGCCACCAGCGGATATCCGGTATTGAGCCAAACCAATATTTTATTTGGCCAAACAACGCCTAAAAATATATTGGGTGTTAATACAAGCTTTAGCTACCATCACTTTACACTGGCCGGTGTTGCGGAGTACCGCAGCGGAAGTGTGGTTTATAGTGGAGCCGGCAGCACTTTCGATTTTTCCGGTATCAGCTATGGTTCCGCAACCAATGGCCGTGAGCGCTTTGTGTATCCTAACTCAGTAATTGAAACTTCGCCGGGTGTATATGTGCCCAACACCAATGTAACTACCAACTCAGGAGGTATTGATTACTGGGCAGGCGCTACCACCCGCTATGGCGTAATGCAAAACTATGTTACCAGCGCTGCTTTTATAAAAATTCGTGAACTCTCAATAGGTTACGATGTGCCGGCTGAATACTTACGCGGTATCAAATTTATAAAGCGGGCCAGTTTTGCACTGGTAGGTCGTAACTTGTTCATGTTCAGACCAAAAAGTAATCCTTACACCGATCCGGAATTTAACAACACGCTTGATAATGCCCAGGGATCAAATGGCCTGAACCAAACTCCGCCTACGCGTATTTATGGTTTTACAGCAAGTTTTACACTTTAAAAAATTAATGTTACTGTAATGAAAAGCAAACTCATATTATTTTGTTCGGCAGCTGTAGCCTTTTTAGGGAGTTGTACGAAAAATTATTTGGATATAAATACCAACCCCAACAGTCCAACAAATGTTGCTCCCGGCCTGGTATTAACCAATGCACTAAACAGCACAGCTACGAATACCACCGGTTCGGTTAACTTTTACCAGTTTGCTTCCGGCTGGATCGGGTACTGGAACTATAGTGGCGCTGTAGCGGCTTTTGCCGAAGAACGCAGCTACCAGTTTACCACCAATTATGGCCCGGCTGTGGGCATATGGAATGGCTTATATAATAATCTGGAAGACTATGACTATGTGGAAAAACAGGGTAACACTACCAAGAATGTTTTTTACACTGCTATAGCAAAAACCATGAAGGCTTATGATTTTCATAACCTGGTTGATGTATTTGGTAACATTCCGTACGATGATGCTTTAAAAGCAACAGCATCCATAAGGCCTAAATATGATAAAGATCAGGCTATTTATGAAGATCTGGCCAAAAAGTTAGATACAGCGGCGACGCTTTTTAAAGGTCTTATAGGTAAAGTAAGTTCTGCAGATGCCAGTTACGATATCATGTACAAAGGTGACGCGCAAAAATGGGGTAAGTTTGCCAATACCTTAAAACTCAGGATCCTGTTGCGCCAGTCGCAAATACCTGGCAGGGATGCTTACATCAAAGGCGAGATAGCGAAAATTACCGCAAATGGTCTTGGCTTTATCGGCGTAGGCGAAGGCGGCTCGGTTAATCCTGGTTATACTAACTCCGCAAATAAACAAAATCCATATTATGCAACCTTTGGCTATACACCAGCCGGTAAAACAGCACCTACAGATAACCATAGGTACTATATAGCCAGTTTGTATGCCATTAACTTTTACCAGAATAATAACGACCCGCGCCTTGGTTATTTATACACTACCATTAATGATGGAGCAGGAACTACCTATTCGGGTAGTCGCTTTGGCCCAACGGCGCAAAGCCCTCAGGATAACCCTCAAAACCGTTCGGCTATTGGAACAGGTTTGCTTAAAGGTGCAGATATGGCGCAGCCAATTATTACCGATTTTGAATCGTTGTTTTTACAGGCAGAAGCTGCACAACGGGGTTACATAACCGGAAGTGTAAGAAGCTTGTATGAAAGTGCTGTTCAGCAGTCATTTACTTATTTAGGTGCAGGTTCTGCTTCGGATTACCTTACAATGCCAAGTGCAGTAAGTAACTGGGATCAGGCAGCCGATAAAATAACATTGATCATGACCCAGAAGTGGGCTGCTATGAACGGTATTAATGATATGGAAAGCTGGGCCGATTTCCGCAGGCTTAACATTCCGGCAGATATTCCTGTTTCGGATAACCCTGCGGCTATTGTGCGTACCATACCGGTAAGGATGCTTTATCCGCAAAGTGAGTACAACTACAATCCTGATAATGTTTTGGCGCAAGGAAAAATCAGCCAGTTTACCTCAAGGATATTCTGGGATATTAACTAATTGCAAAATTTGAATTGATAAACATGAAAAAGAATTTCATATATACATTATTGACCGTTGCTGTACTGATGAGTGGTTTATCAGGTTGTTTGAAAGATAACTCTCAGCCAGATTTTACTAAAAATAAACCTATTATTGAACTGCCTATCGGCTCTTCATCAGGTAATGCGGCAGCCAACTCTATCTCAGCATCATTTACCGTATCAAATACTCCGGCCGATTATTTGGTTTGGGTTAATTATGCGGCACCCGACGCTAATAGTAAAGATGTAACCGTTACATTATCTGTTGATACCGCTGCGGTAACTCAATTTAATAAAGTAAATGGTAAAAATTATACCTTGTTGCCAACCGTTGGTTATACTTTGCCATCAAATAAAATTACCATACCTGCCGGACAACGGAAAATACAATTCCCGGTTAAGATTAATACGGCAGCTTTAGACCCTACCAAAACCTATGCTTTTCCGTTGACTATTGCTGATGGCGGTGGCTTTACCATAAGCGCTAATTTTGCAAAATTAATTACCATTATCACTTTAAAAAACAAGTGGGATGGTGTATACACGGTAACTGGAACCATGACCGATGTAGTTAACTCAGCAATAACAGGTCAGTACCCACATGATATGCAGCTGATAACCCAGGGCCCAAATGTGGTTGCTGTTTACGATCCGTCGCAAAATACCTACGGGCACGGTATTTTAAATGCCGGAGCAGGTAGCTATTACGGCAGCTTTAGTCCAAAGTTTCCAATTGATCCGGCTACCAATAAAATTACCGACATGATAAACTACTACGGACGGCCATCAACAAACGGCCGTGACGCAATACTTGATGCAAGCGGCGTTAACACGTTTATCATGTCGCCAGATGGTTCAACCCCTGTTTCATTTAAGGTTAAATACATCATGACCGAAAATGGCAGCAACAGGACATTCTTTGAAGAAACCTGGACGTATAAATCGGCCAGGTAAACAAATATGATTCAATTATATAAAAAGCAGGGCGTTCAATAAGCGGCCGGTGCATAACATGATTTTAAATGGCTGAATAATTCAATTTGCAAAGCAAATGGATATTCAGCCATTTATTTTTGTCATTTAATCTGAAAGAAGTGATTAGTATCTCTATCCTCTATATTCCGGAAATTTCTTCTTTCTACAAAGTACCGCCCTTTATCTCGCCGGGACGACAAAGTTTGCACCAGTTGTACCCTGATTATATCAGGGGATATTACTGAGATGTCTGCGCGATAATATAATCTGATGGCGACATGCCAAACTGTTTTAAAAAATTACGGCCAAAATGAGTCTGAGAGCTATAGCCTACCAATTCAGATATCTCATATATTTTTAAACAACCTTCATTTAATAATTCGGCTGATTTTTTTAAACGTGCCAGGTTAATCAGTTCGTTGGGCGTGAGATCGGATATGGATTTTATTTTTCTATAAAGTGTTGGGCGGCTCATGTTCATCATACCGGCCAGGTGCCCAACATCCAGATCAGTATTGTTCAGGTTTTTTAATATTACCCCGTTAAGTTTTTCAAGAAACAACTCGTCTGATTTTGAATAGGCGATGGTTTTTTTGTACGCCAATGGTGAGTTTGAAAAGTAGTGTTTAGTTTTATTCCTATTCTTTAAAAGGCTTGCAACCTGTGCCTGCAAATGTTCGGGGGAAAATGGTTTTTCAACGTAGGCATCAGCACCAAGTTCTAATCCTTCTATTTTTGATTGCAGGGTGTCTTTGGCTGTTAACAAAATAACGGGGATGTGGCCATGTTCAAAGCTTTCTTTAATGGTTCTGCATAGTTCAAAGCCATCCATTACCGGCATCATCACGTCGCTTATGACCAATTGAACGATCTGTTCCTTTAGTATTTTCAGTGCTTGTTTGCCGTTCCGAGCGTTAAGGACGATATACTTTTCACTTAAGTCATCAGAAACAAAGGCCAGTACATCTTTATTATCATCCACCAATAAAATTACGGCCTTATCAACACTGTCATATCGTTTTGGGGAAACACTTATTGTTTTTTCCATTTGCCATTCAGTTTAAATTCAATTAATTGGTGTACCGGGAGCGTTATTACAAATATATTAAAACCATCTGCCGGTTCAATCATTTGTAAACGGCCCTTATGCAGTTCAACAAGCGCCCTTGAAAGAGAAAGACCTATTCCGGTTCCCGGTTTTTTCTCATTTCCTTTTAATCTGAAGAAAGGCTCGAAGATCTTTTCCTGAAATTCAGCTGGAATTAGTCTGCCATTATTCCGAACCTGTATGCTAAAAAAGCCGTCGTTTTTATGGTGCGGCAAAAGCTCGGTTATGATTACAGATCTACCATACTTTATGGCATTATCAATCAGATTGCTGATAACTTTTGTAAGCGCTTCGGGATCGATATAAGCAAATAATGGTTTTGGAGGAGTTAATAATTGATAGTCGATATTCTTTTGCTCCGCAGCAGATTGAAAGCCTGTCCACACCTCATTTAATAAGGTGGTTATATTAACCTTCACAAAATTCAGGGAGAACCCGTTTGATTCCGTTTTACGAAAATCAAGCAGCTGTGTGGTAAGTGACAATAAACGCTCGGTATGCTTGTCCATGATCTGCAGGTTCTTTTCAATATCCGGTACTTCATGCGCACGTTTGATAACTTTTTCCATTGGACCTTTAATGAGCGTTAACGGCGTGCGTATTTCATGCGCTACGTTGGTGAAAAATTCAATTTTGGCCTGATATATTTCCTTTTCTTTTTCATTCTCAAAAACCTCCATTTTGCGGTCGTTCTTTGCCTGGAGCCGTTTGTGGTAACTGTTAACTATCCACCACAAAAAGACTATAAACAGCAGTGCATATATCGTGTACGCCCAGGTGCTTTTCCAATAGGGAGGAAGCACTTTTATGTACAGCCTGGTTTCTTTTGTGTTCCATACACCGCTGCTGTTGGCGGCTTTTACCCTAAATACATAATCTCCGGGCGGTAGCTCGGTAAAATAGGCTTTGCGGTTGGTTTTTATATAAGTCCATTGTTCATATAAACCATTCATTTTATATGCGTATTCGGTGGTGCCTGGTGAGGTATAGTTTAGTGCCGAAAAATCAATACTGAATGATGATTGGTGATGAGTGAGTGTGATATGGTCTGTTAATATAATTGACTTTTTTAAGGGAGAACCATCTTTATTGACGGCCAGCTCAAGATTGGAAACCTGGAACCCGGTAATGTAAACCGGTGGGATAAACGTATTGGTTATAAACTCTGCAGGTTTAAAACTGATTAAACCTTTTACACTTCCAAAATACATTTTTCCGGCGCTGTCTTTAAAAGCAGAGTTATAGTTGAACTGATCATTTAGTAACCCGTTTGATCTGGTAAATACCTTTACTTTTTCTGTACCGATATCAAAGTTTAACAGCCCCTTTGAGGTACTTATCCAGAGTTGCTTATTTGAATCTTCGAGCACGCTGTAGATCAGGTTAACAGGAAAGCCGGTTTTTACCGAGAACTCTTTTATGTGTTTTGTTAAAGGGTTGTATTTATACAAACCCGATTCTGTCGCTATCCATATATGGCTGCCCGTATCTTCTAACACGCAGGTTATCCTGTTAGCGCTCAGGTTGATTTTTTTGTCCGGGAATTTATTGATCGTGCCGTGAAAGTTCTTTTCTTCATTAAAATAATGTACGCCATCTCGGAAAGTACCCGCCCATATAGTCCCCACCTTATCTTCTGTAATTGTCGTATAAAAAGCCGTAACGGGTATCTGGGTAAGCAATGTGAAATCGTTTGTTGCTTTATTGTATTTGTACATGCCAACAGCCGTCCCGATAAGTATTTCATCTTTCCTGGTTTTTAGCATACAGTAAATAAAATTGCTTTTAAACTGATTGGGCGAAGGGCCTGCGTTATAATGTCTTATTATTTTTTCGGTTTTAAGATCCATTACATCCAGGCCATGCTCAAAAGTGCCTATCCATAACTCGTTACCTGATATCAGGAGGCCATGTATATTGGTGTTGGCAATACCAGATTTTCTGTCGCCGGGTTTATAATTACTGAACAGGCCTGTAATCCGGTCTAATTTGTTTAAACCTGCATCTTCAGTCCCTATCCAAAGGTTGCCTTGGTCATCTTGTCTGATCTCCCTTACCGCGTTGCCGCTTATTGAATTTTCGCCGGTCTTCGGGAATGTTTTTTCAAAATAAGTATAACGTTTAGGATAATAATTTACACCGCCAAAATAGGTTCCGGCCCATATACCGCCTTCCCTGTCATTACAAAGTGTGTAAACAGCGTTATCAGATAATGAATAGGAATTGTTATATTGTTTATGCAGATTGGTGAACTTATGACTTGTTTCATCATAAATAAATATTCCTGATTCGGTGGCTATCCAGATTTCGTTTGATGAACTGCGTATAAAATCTCTTACAAATATGGTTGTGCCATCGGTATTATTCGTTAACAGATCAGTATAGTCGAGTGTGCGGGTATTAAACATTTTAACACCCTGGTTTGATGTGCCCACCAATAAGCTTCCCGGCGCATCACTGTATATTTTTTCGATCCAGTCAGAAGTAGCGGGCTTTGAATGATTAAATACCGGATAGCTTAGAAAGCTATCCGACTTTTCATCGTACCTTTGTAAGGTGCCTTGGGGGGTAGCTGCCCATATAGCTCCGCCGGCAGTGCTGCAAAGGGATGTTGCTTCAAAATCTCTTGCATAAGAGGTAATAACACCTGTAGCCGGTATATACTTAAAAAGCGTAAGCCCTGATATAAACCACAGGTTTTGACCGCCATCCATTACCATGCCTCTGATAGCATTTGTCGAACTACCCTTCAGGAATTTAAAGCTTTCTGTATGATCATCATAAGTGTACAATCCCCGCTCTGTACCTATCCATAATACTCCGTTCTGATCCTGGTACAGCGAGCATATAAAATTACTGCCGATGCTATTCTTATCGTCAGGGTTGTTTCTGAAAATCTTATAGGTATATCCGTCAAACCGGTTAAGGCCGTCTTTAGTACCAAACCACATAAAGCCTTTTTTGTCCTGTATACTGCATATGACCGCGTTATTCGAGAGCCCGTTCTCTACCTGGTAATGACTAAAATAGTAGGACTGGCCGAAGATATTTCCGGTTGCTATAAGGCAAAAAAAGAATACTGAAAAAAATCGATACTTCAACACATCGGTTATTTGGTATTCAAATATAGTTTTTAAAACCTATTGTGTAAGCTGACCGATAGTATCTTATAACGGTGTCTGCGGTGTGAGACAAATTGAGGAAAGAATGAAACAAATACGAGATAATTCCTCGGTTTGTAATTTCATATTTGATTACTAAAAATGATCCCCTGCTCCCGCAGGCCATTTTTAGCGTACAGACTAACCAATTAAAAAAATCTTTTATGAAAAAAAATTTATCTTACGATGGCGGTTGTACCCGCCCTGGAAAATCCTCCTATCCCGAAGGGGCCTTTAGGAAGATTTTTCTTCCGGCATTCATTTGCTGCTTTATCTTCTTAGCGGCCGCCCTGCAGGTAAAGGCACAAAACGCAGCCGTTAGCGGTGTTGTTACCGATGATAAAAGCGCCCCGCTTCCAGGCGTTAATGTGAGGGTAAAAGGCACAACTATCGGCGTAAGCACGGATGTAAACGGAAAATATACCCTCAACGTACCGGGCGGAAGCACGCTGGTATTTTCGTTTATCGGCTATACCGATCAGGAGGTAAACGTTGGCAACCGTACCAGTATTAATATCCAGCTCACCAATTCATCCGCCTCTCTTAACGAGGTGGTGGTTGTAGGATATGGTTCACAGCAGAAAAAGGACCTAACCGGCGCGGTATCTGTTGTGCGGGCCAGGGATATACAAAAGCGGCAGGCCACAACTGTTGCCGAAGCTTTGCAGGGACAGGCGTCGGGTATAAAAGTTCGTGGCGGAGGTCAGCCAGGTTCTGAAGCGCAGATACAGATCCGCGGTTTAAAAAACCTGGGACCCGATTCTAATCCCTTATACGTTATTGACGGATTAATAACAACCGCAAACCGCGATTTTAACCCCAGCGACATCGAATCTGTCCAGATATTAAAGGATGCCTCGGCAGCTGCTATTTATGGTTCAAGGGCTGCAAATGGCGTGGTTATTATTACCACCAAAAAGGGTAAGGACGGCCCTATGATGGTTAGCTTCACGGGCAAGTCGGGTGTACAAACCATACCGCGTTATGATTTAGCCGGAACGGACGAGTTTGCCAAATTGAACTTTATGGCTTATGATAATGCAAATGTGCCAAGACAAAAACTCGAGCTGCAAAATAACACCAACTGGCAGGATGTAGCCTATAGAACCGGTAATATTCAGGATTACAATGTCAGCTTTTCAGGCGGAAGCAAAAACGGAAGCTATTTTGTATCAGGAGGATATTTTACCAATAAAGGAACTGTTATCAGTACTGATTTTAATAGGATCAATTTCAGGGTAAATACGCAGGGACGCAAAGGGATATTCACCATTGGTGAAAACCTGGCCATCAGCAGGGCTAAGGCAAATGAAATGTCAGGTAATCCTATTATTGATGTGATACGCCTGCTACCTACTATACCGGTATATAATCCGGCCAATCCGGGTGGTTATGGTTATGGCGATGAATCAAAGGCACGTACGTTTGGTACCAATCCGGTGGCAATAGCCGATCTGGAAGACCGTACAAACCAGAATATGCGTATTCGTGGTAATTTTTTTAGTGAATTACAAATACTACCCTACTTAAAATACCGGTTAAACCTGGGTGTTGAAACAAGTGATGATCATTACAAGTATTTCAGAAAAGAAGGTAACTGGACACTTAATCAGGCTTACGATCCGTCTATTGCCAACGAGAACAGGGCCGAATACGTTTCGGGTTTGATTGAAAATACGCTAACCTTCAATAAAACTTTCGGAAAGCACGTTGTAAATGCAGTTGGCGGGCAGTCGTATCAGCGTACCAACTATGAACTTATTGGTGGTACCAAGCGTAATTTATTATATAATCCCAATACCAAGCAATATTATGATGTGTTAGATCAGGGTAATTCGGCTTTAACAAACGGTTACCGGGAACGTACAGACCTGATATCATACTTCGGACGGGTGGAATACAGCTTTGATGATAAATACCTGTTAAATGGTGTTATACGTACAGATGGTTCTTCCAAATTTGGCCCGAGTTATAAGTTTGGTACTTTTCCGTCCATTTCCGGTGCATGGCGTATCAGTAAAGAAGATTTCTTTAAATCATCATGGATCAATGATCTGAAGTTAAGGGCAAGCTATGGTACTGTAGGTAGCAACAATATTGGCGCTTATGAATACCAGGCCGTAGTAAATACTTTCTCAACAGTTGTTTTCGGTCCCGATCAAACTACCCAGCAAGGCGCCACGCAGGTACAACTGGCCAATAATGATTTGCGCTGGGAAAAACTGATACAACAGAACTATGGCTTTGATGCTACATTTTTAAACAGCAAATTAACGGTAACTGCCGAATATTTTATTGCCAAAACAGAGGATGTGTTAATCAGATACCCTTTGCTTTATACTACAGGCAATGATGGTGGCAACCCGCAGGTAAATGGTATCACACTGGGTAACCGCGGGTTTGAATTAAGCGCTAATTACCGTGAAAGCTCTAAACCGTTTCAATATGGCATTGGTGTTAATTTCACCACACTGAGGAATAAAGTGCTTAATTTAGGTTATAACAAAAACAAAACCTATGTAGGCAACACCGTTACAGAAGAGGGCGAGCCAATTGGTATGTGGTATGTATTGCAAACCGATGGCTTGTTTCAAAGCCAGGCAGAAGTTGATAATTATAAAAACAGCAACGGTACTATCATACAGCCAACTGCTAAACCTGGCGATGTCAGGTTTAAGGATAATAATGGTGACGGACAGATCACTAATGATGATAAAGTGGTGGTTGGCAGCCCATGGCCAAAGTATGAGCTTGGACTTAACTTAAATGCATCCTATAAAGGATTTGAATTTTCAATGGATTGGTTTGCTTCGGTTGGTGCAAAGGTATTTAACGGCCCACGCAGCGTAACCGACAGGTTTGATGATAACTCAAACTACAGGGCAGGAATTCAGCCATGGACACCCGAAAATCCAAATACTACTACTCCAAGAGCCTATTACGGCACTACGCTAAATTCAAGAGGTGATTCTGATAGGTGGTTAGAGAGCGGAAGTTTCGCACGCATGAAATATATTGGTATAACCTACAATCTGCCATCTTCCATAGCAAAACGAATAGGCATGGCTAATGCACAGCTGACAGTTTCTGCGCAAAATCTGATCACTATAACTAAATACACAGGTCTTGATCCGGAATTTAGTAATACGAGCGTATGGGAAAAAGGGTACGATTACGGTGCATTCCCTAATCTTAAAACATATTCCGTGGGTTTAAATTTCGGATTTTAACAAAACAGCATCATGAAAAATAATATATTAAAAATAACCTTATTGCTTGTATTGAGTGTTGCTACGTCATGTAAAAAGCAACTGCTTGATCAGGCCAATCCAAATACTTTACCGGTTTCTCAATTCTGGCTTTCAGAAAGCGATGCGGAAAAAGGTGTGA
This window contains:
- a CDS encoding TonB-dependent receptor domain-containing protein, whose product is MKLENRSRAGDANVSENNTKYRREGLFGDLTIGYKNYLFLHASGRNDWDSRLSQKNRSFFYPSVDLSWVFTDALPFFKDNKIITYGKLRGGIAKVSAVQFAPYSLQSTFDVGGGFPYGNTVGYSVGNTVYAPDLKPEQTVSKEIGLELGFLNNRISLETAAYWETTSDQEIIKGINISNATGFTNAIINTGSGKNHGLEVTLKGSPILSNNNGFTWNLGVNYSYNQNKAISLYQGLPNLSIDNDNYIVKDQPYPVLMGKGFETDGHGHTVVDATSGYPVLSQTNILFGQTTPKNILGVNTSFSYHHFTLAGVAEYRSGSVVYSGAGSTFDFSGISYGSATNGRERFVYPNSVIETSPGVYVPNTNVTTNSGGIDYWAGATTRYGVMQNYVTSAAFIKIRELSIGYDVPAEYLRGIKFIKRASFALVGRNLFMFRPKSNPYTDPEFNNTLDNAQGSNGLNQTPPTRIYGFTASFTL
- a CDS encoding SusD/RagB family nutrient-binding outer membrane lipoprotein, which codes for MKSKLILFCSAAVAFLGSCTKNYLDINTNPNSPTNVAPGLVLTNALNSTATNTTGSVNFYQFASGWIGYWNYSGAVAAFAEERSYQFTTNYGPAVGIWNGLYNNLEDYDYVEKQGNTTKNVFYTAIAKTMKAYDFHNLVDVFGNIPYDDALKATASIRPKYDKDQAIYEDLAKKLDTAATLFKGLIGKVSSADASYDIMYKGDAQKWGKFANTLKLRILLRQSQIPGRDAYIKGEIAKITANGLGFIGVGEGGSVNPGYTNSANKQNPYYATFGYTPAGKTAPTDNHRYYIASLYAINFYQNNNDPRLGYLYTTINDGAGTTYSGSRFGPTAQSPQDNPQNRSAIGTGLLKGADMAQPIITDFESLFLQAEAAQRGYITGSVRSLYESAVQQSFTYLGAGSASDYLTMPSAVSNWDQAADKITLIMTQKWAAMNGINDMESWADFRRLNIPADIPVSDNPAAIVRTIPVRMLYPQSEYNYNPDNVLAQGKISQFTSRIFWDIN
- a CDS encoding DUF1735 domain-containing protein; the protein is MKKNFIYTLLTVAVLMSGLSGCLKDNSQPDFTKNKPIIELPIGSSSGNAAANSISASFTVSNTPADYLVWVNYAAPDANSKDVTVTLSVDTAAVTQFNKVNGKNYTLLPTVGYTLPSNKITIPAGQRKIQFPVKINTAALDPTKTYAFPLTIADGGGFTISANFAKLITIITLKNKWDGVYTVTGTMTDVVNSAITGQYPHDMQLITQGPNVVAVYDPSQNTYGHGILNAGAGSYYGSFSPKFPIDPATNKITDMINYYGRPSTNGRDAILDASGVNTFIMSPDGSTPVSFKVKYIMTENGSNRTFFEETWTYKSAR
- a CDS encoding response regulator transcription factor, with protein sequence MEKTISVSPKRYDSVDKAVILLVDDNKDVLAFVSDDLSEKYIVLNARNGKQALKILKEQIVQLVISDVMMPVMDGFELCRTIKESFEHGHIPVILLTAKDTLQSKIEGLELGADAYVEKPFSPEHLQAQVASLLKNRNKTKHYFSNSPLAYKKTIAYSKSDELFLEKLNGVILKNLNNTDLDVGHLAGMMNMSRPTLYRKIKSISDLTPNELINLARLKKSAELLNEGCLKIYEISELVGYSSQTHFGRNFLKQFGMSPSDYIIAQTSQ
- a CDS encoding ligand-binding sensor domain-containing protein, which codes for MLKYRFFSVFFFCLIATGNIFGQSYYFSHYQVENGLSNNAVICSIQDKKGFMWFGTKDGLNRFDGYTYKIFRNNPDDKNSIGSNFICSLYQDQNGVLWIGTERGLYTYDDHTESFKFLKGSSTNAIRGMVMDGGQNLWFISGLTLFKYIPATGVITSYARDFEATSLCSTAGGAIWAATPQGTLQRYDEKSDSFLSYPVFNHSKPATSDWIEKIYSDAPGSLLVGTSNQGVKMFNTRTLDYTDLLTNNTDGTTIFVRDFIRSSSNEIWIATESGIFIYDETSHKFTNLHKQYNNSYSLSDNAVYTLCNDREGGIWAGTYFGGVNYYPKRYTYFEKTFPKTGENSISGNAVREIRQDDQGNLWIGTEDAGLNKLDRITGLFSNYKPGDRKSGIANTNIHGLLISGNELWIGTFEHGLDVMDLKTEKIIRHYNAGPSPNQFKSNFIYCMLKTRKDEILIGTAVGMYKYNKATNDFTLLTQIPVTAFYTTITEDKVGTIWAGTFRDGVHYFNEEKNFHGTINKFPDKKINLSANRITCVLEDTGSHIWIATESGLYKYNPLTKHIKEFSVKTGFPVNLIYSVLEDSNKQLWISTSKGLLNFDIGTEKVKVFTRSNGLLNDQFNYNSAFKDSAGKMYFGSVKGLISFKPAEFITNTFIPPVYITGFQVSNLELAVNKDGSPLKKSIILTDHITLTHHQSSFSIDFSALNYTSPGTTEYAYKMNGLYEQWTYIKTNRKAYFTELPPGDYVFRVKAANSSGVWNTKETRLYIKVLPPYWKSTWAYTIYALLFIVFLWWIVNSYHKRLQAKNDRKMEVFENEKEKEIYQAKIEFFTNVAHEIRTPLTLIKGPMEKVIKRAHEVPDIEKNLQIMDKHTERLLSLTTQLLDFRKTESNGFSLNFVKVNITTLLNEVWTGFQSAAEQKNIDYQLLTPPKPLFAYIDPEALTKVISNLIDNAIKYGRSVIITELLPHHKNDGFFSIQVRNNGRLIPAEFQEKIFEPFFRLKGNEKKPGTGIGLSLSRALVELHKGRLQMIEPADGFNIFVITLPVHQLIEFKLNGKWKKQ
- a CDS encoding SusC/RagA family TonB-linked outer membrane protein is translated as MKKNLSYDGGCTRPGKSSYPEGAFRKIFLPAFICCFIFLAAALQVKAQNAAVSGVVTDDKSAPLPGVNVRVKGTTIGVSTDVNGKYTLNVPGGSTLVFSFIGYTDQEVNVGNRTSINIQLTNSSASLNEVVVVGYGSQQKKDLTGAVSVVRARDIQKRQATTVAEALQGQASGIKVRGGGQPGSEAQIQIRGLKNLGPDSNPLYVIDGLITTANRDFNPSDIESVQILKDASAAAIYGSRAANGVVIITTKKGKDGPMMVSFTGKSGVQTIPRYDLAGTDEFAKLNFMAYDNANVPRQKLELQNNTNWQDVAYRTGNIQDYNVSFSGGSKNGSYFVSGGYFTNKGTVISTDFNRINFRVNTQGRKGIFTIGENLAISRAKANEMSGNPIIDVIRLLPTIPVYNPANPGGYGYGDESKARTFGTNPVAIADLEDRTNQNMRIRGNFFSELQILPYLKYRLNLGVETSDDHYKYFRKEGNWTLNQAYDPSIANENRAEYVSGLIENTLTFNKTFGKHVVNAVGGQSYQRTNYELIGGTKRNLLYNPNTKQYYDVLDQGNSALTNGYRERTDLISYFGRVEYSFDDKYLLNGVIRTDGSSKFGPSYKFGTFPSISGAWRISKEDFFKSSWINDLKLRASYGTVGSNNIGAYEYQAVVNTFSTVVFGPDQTTQQGATQVQLANNDLRWEKLIQQNYGFDATFLNSKLTVTAEYFIAKTEDVLIRYPLLYTTGNDGGNPQVNGITLGNRGFELSANYRESSKPFQYGIGVNFTTLRNKVLNLGYNKNKTYVGNTVTEEGEPIGMWYVLQTDGLFQSQAEVDNYKNSNGTIIQPTAKPGDVRFKDNNGDGQITNDDKVVVGSPWPKYELGLNLNASYKGFEFSMDWFASVGAKVFNGPRSVTDRFDDNSNYRAGIQPWTPENPNTTTPRAYYGTTLNSRGDSDRWLESGSFARMKYIGITYNLPSSIAKRIGMANAQLTVSAQNLITITKYTGLDPEFSNTSVWEKGYDYGAFPNLKTYSVGLNFGF